From Amycolatopsis sp. cg9, one genomic window encodes:
- the recO gene encoding DNA repair protein RecO → MVNLYRDTGVVLRTHKLGEADRIVTLLTRRHGKVRAVAKGVRRTSSRFGARLEPFGHVDVQFYTGRTLDVITQVETVDAFQLPLVADYQRYTAASAIAETADRLSAEEGEPVLKLYLLVCGALRSLAAGERDASLVLDAFFLRAMSYAGWAPALTECARCGLPGPHVAFSVPAGGSMCQDCRVPGSVHPAPEVLDLLTALLHGEWPMAEATLPGTRRDASGLVAAHLQWHLERQLRSLPLVERRARETAATSVASPRAGDSATRTPEEQVVPGQ, encoded by the coding sequence GTGGTGAACCTCTACCGCGACACCGGGGTGGTGTTGCGCACGCACAAGCTGGGTGAAGCCGACCGGATCGTCACCCTGCTGACCCGGCGGCACGGCAAGGTCCGCGCCGTCGCGAAGGGCGTGCGGCGGACGTCGTCCCGCTTCGGGGCCCGGCTGGAGCCGTTCGGCCACGTCGACGTGCAGTTCTACACCGGGCGCACGCTCGACGTCATCACCCAGGTCGAGACCGTCGACGCGTTCCAGCTGCCGCTGGTCGCCGATTACCAGCGCTACACCGCGGCCAGCGCGATCGCCGAAACCGCCGACCGGCTCTCCGCCGAAGAAGGCGAACCGGTGCTCAAGCTCTACCTCCTCGTCTGCGGCGCGCTGCGGTCACTCGCCGCCGGGGAGCGCGACGCGTCCCTCGTGCTCGACGCGTTCTTCCTCCGCGCGATGTCCTACGCCGGCTGGGCGCCCGCGCTCACCGAGTGTGCCCGCTGCGGCCTGCCGGGCCCGCACGTCGCGTTCAGCGTCCCGGCGGGCGGCTCGATGTGCCAGGACTGCCGCGTCCCGGGTTCCGTGCACCCCGCGCCCGAGGTCCTCGACCTGCTCACGGCCCTGCTGCACGGCGAGTGGCCGATGGCCGAGGCGACTCTGCCGGGCACCCGCCGCGACGCGAGCGGCCTGGTCGCGGCACACCTGCAGTGGCACCTGGAGCGCCAGCTCCGGTCCCTTCCCCTCGTCGAGCGGCGGGCCCGGGAGACCGCGGCGACGTCCGTGGCTTCGCCCCGAGCCGGGGACTCCGCCACCCGGACCCCCGAAGAACAGGTGGTGCCCGGGCAGTAG
- a CDS encoding CD225/dispanin family protein, which yields MTNPYGQQQPYGQQPQQPGYGPPSGGTPAPYGQPAPYGQPAPYGQPPTGGFGAPGYGMPGGGGDINQIKDYKGWAIGCIFLFWILAIFAIMKSNEVQTYKMQGNYAMAEQASKTTKTLCLIATIIGGLSCVTVIIVWIIALAAASSVSYCSGYYC from the coding sequence ATGACCAATCCCTACGGCCAGCAGCAGCCCTACGGCCAGCAGCCGCAGCAGCCGGGCTACGGCCCGCCGTCCGGCGGCACGCCCGCGCCCTACGGTCAGCCTGCGCCGTACGGCCAGCCCGCGCCGTACGGCCAGCCGCCCACCGGCGGGTTCGGCGCCCCCGGCTACGGCATGCCCGGTGGTGGTGGCGACATCAACCAGATCAAGGACTACAAGGGCTGGGCGATCGGCTGCATCTTCCTCTTCTGGATCCTCGCGATCTTCGCGATCATGAAGTCCAACGAGGTCCAGACGTACAAGATGCAGGGCAACTACGCGATGGCGGAGCAGGCGTCGAAGACGACCAAGACGCTCTGCCTGATCGCGACCATCATCGGTGGCCTCAGCTGCGTGACGGTGATCATCGTCTGGATCATCGCGCTGGCCGCCGCCTCCAGCGTCAGCTACTGCTCGGGCTACTACTGCTGA
- a CDS encoding RDD family protein: MTDPYGQQSFGQQPGGQQPFGQPGPAPYGQPAPYGQPAPFGQPGTPFGAPRNYATWGQRALGWLVDIGPIVVLYLIFGLLFLVAGQVASLITILAVLAWLGWLAWTIYNRWIQQGNTGQSMGKRMAKIKLVREDNGQPVGAGMAFLRDLAHFVDNVICYLGWLWPLWDDKSQTLADKIVGTVVVQADDAAPAPFGQPGAQQFAGGYPPPGQFGQPAPGGFPQQPPSGGFEQPPSAPGGFGQPPAAPGGFGQPQPGGFGQPQPGGFGQPPQSGGFPQQPASGGFEAQQPAPGGFGQPQPPSGGFPQPGQPLAPPPGGSPFDDQPERTQMLRPDAGGASAFDEQAERTQMLRPENQDEAEQTRKIDPGQFGQH; encoded by the coding sequence ATGACCGATCCCTACGGCCAGCAGTCCTTCGGGCAGCAGCCCGGGGGCCAGCAGCCGTTCGGACAGCCGGGGCCGGCGCCGTACGGCCAGCCGGCGCCGTACGGGCAGCCCGCGCCGTTCGGCCAGCCGGGTACCCCCTTCGGCGCCCCGCGGAACTACGCGACCTGGGGACAGCGTGCCCTCGGCTGGCTCGTCGACATCGGCCCCATCGTCGTGCTCTACCTGATCTTCGGCCTGCTGTTCCTCGTCGCCGGGCAGGTCGCGTCGCTGATCACCATCCTGGCCGTGCTCGCGTGGCTCGGCTGGCTCGCCTGGACCATCTACAACCGGTGGATCCAGCAGGGCAACACCGGCCAGTCCATGGGCAAGCGGATGGCCAAGATCAAGCTGGTCCGCGAGGACAACGGGCAGCCGGTCGGCGCGGGCATGGCGTTCCTGCGCGACCTCGCCCACTTCGTCGACAACGTCATCTGCTACCTCGGCTGGCTGTGGCCGCTGTGGGACGACAAGTCCCAGACGCTGGCCGACAAGATCGTCGGCACCGTCGTCGTCCAGGCCGACGACGCCGCTCCCGCACCCTTCGGGCAGCCGGGCGCGCAGCAGTTCGCGGGTGGTTACCCGCCGCCCGGCCAGTTCGGCCAGCCGGCGCCCGGCGGGTTCCCGCAGCAGCCGCCCTCCGGTGGGTTCGAGCAGCCGCCGTCCGCGCCCGGCGGGTTCGGCCAGCCGCCGGCCGCCCCGGGTGGCTTCGGTCAGCCGCAGCCGGGTGGGTTCGGGCAGCCGCAGCCGGGTGGGTTCGGGCAGCCGCCGCAGTCCGGTGGCTTCCCGCAGCAGCCCGCGTCCGGCGGGTTCGAAGCGCAGCAGCCCGCGCCGGGCGGGTTCGGCCAGCCGCAGCCGCCTTCCGGCGGGTTCCCGCAGCCGGGCCAGCCGCTCGCCCCGCCGCCGGGCGGGTCCCCGTTCGACGACCAGCCCGAGCGCACGCAGATGCTGCGCCCGGACGCCGGCGGCGCGTCCGCCTTCGACGAGCAGGCCGAGCGCACCCAGATGCTGCGTCCCGAAAACCAGGACGAGGCCGAGCAGACCCGCAAGATCGACCCGGGCCAGTTCGGCCAGCACTAG
- a CDS encoding DUF2752 domain-containing protein gives MTATTVYTGIPARGTKAKLRALAPPLALVAGLGVCCAVVWVGDPTTPGGFLPVCPTKALFGIDCPGCGGMRMAYSLMHGDIPAALHYNAVSFVVVLLFVWSTAAWTLGRLRGRALDSWLHWRWTPLVFSVVFVVWFVIRNLPFAPFTALRV, from the coding sequence GTGACCGCGACGACCGTCTACACGGGAATCCCGGCTCGGGGCACGAAGGCCAAGCTGCGGGCGCTCGCGCCGCCGCTGGCCCTCGTGGCCGGGCTCGGCGTGTGCTGCGCGGTCGTCTGGGTCGGCGATCCGACCACCCCGGGCGGGTTCCTGCCCGTCTGCCCGACCAAGGCGCTGTTCGGGATCGACTGCCCGGGCTGCGGCGGCATGCGGATGGCGTACAGCCTGATGCACGGGGACATCCCGGCCGCCCTGCACTACAACGCCGTGTCGTTCGTGGTCGTGCTCCTGTTCGTCTGGAGCACGGCCGCGTGGACCCTCGGGCGCCTGCGCGGTCGCGCGCTGGACAGCTGGTTGCACTGGCGCTGGACACCGCTGGTGTTTTCCGTCGTGTTCGTCGTCTGGTTCGTCATCCGCAACCTCCCGTTCGCGCCGTTCACCGCGTTGCGCGTCTGA
- a CDS encoding CD225/dispanin family protein: MTDQYPPPYLPPGGPPPGYGYGYPPPNYGPPPDNNMVWAILSTVLCCLPLGIVSIVKSSQVSSLWFQGMHAEAQKAADDARKWAMWSAITTGILLVLYVAFIVVMIVVVGANADRFTP; encoded by the coding sequence GTGACCGACCAGTACCCGCCGCCGTACCTGCCCCCGGGCGGGCCGCCGCCCGGCTACGGCTACGGCTATCCGCCGCCGAACTACGGGCCACCGCCGGACAACAACATGGTCTGGGCGATCCTGAGCACGGTGCTCTGCTGCCTGCCGCTGGGCATCGTCTCGATCGTGAAGTCCAGCCAGGTCAGTTCGCTGTGGTTCCAAGGCATGCACGCCGAGGCGCAGAAGGCGGCCGACGACGCCCGCAAGTGGGCGATGTGGTCGGCGATCACGACCGGGATCCTCCTGGTGCTCTACGTCGCGTTCATCGTGGTGATGATCGTGGTCGTCGGAGCCAACGCGGACCGGTTCACGCCGTGA
- a CDS encoding CD225/dispanin family protein — protein MTDSQGMPNYPGDQPGGQPNYPGGQPGGYQPGPPPSNNLVWAILTTILCCLPFGVVSIVQAAKVNGLWAQGQTAAAQEAADSAKKWAIISAVVGVAWLVLWIILMIAGVFTFGTGTTSY, from the coding sequence ATGACCGACAGCCAGGGCATGCCCAACTACCCCGGCGACCAGCCCGGCGGGCAGCCGAACTACCCCGGCGGCCAGCCGGGCGGGTACCAGCCGGGCCCGCCCCCGAGCAACAACCTGGTGTGGGCCATCCTCACCACCATCCTCTGCTGCCTCCCGTTCGGCGTCGTGTCGATCGTGCAGGCCGCGAAGGTGAACGGGCTCTGGGCGCAGGGCCAGACCGCCGCCGCGCAGGAAGCCGCCGACTCCGCCAAGAAGTGGGCGATCATCTCGGCGGTCGTCGGTGTCGCGTGGCTGGTGCTGTGGATCATCCTGATGATCGCGGGCGTCTTCACGTTCGGCACGGGCACGACGTCATACTGA
- the era gene encoding GTPase Era, with the protein MTEHRSGFACFVGRPNAGKSTLTNALVGTKVAITSSKPQTTRHAIRGIVHREDAQLVLIDTPGLHRPRTLLGERLNDIVHTTWSEVDVVGFCVPANEKIGPGDKFIAAELTKIAKRTPVIGIVTKTDLVQPQQVAEQLLALQQVMDFAELVPVSAVDGFQVDTLAKLLVERLPEGPQLYPGGELTDEPEQTLVAELIREAALEGVRDELPHSIAVTVEEMLPREGRDDLIDVHAFLYVERPSQKGIILGHKGERLREVGATARKHIERLLGSKVYLDLHVKVAKDWQRDPRQLRRLGF; encoded by the coding sequence ATGACGGAACACCGCTCCGGCTTCGCCTGCTTCGTCGGCCGCCCCAACGCGGGGAAGTCGACGCTGACCAACGCCCTCGTCGGCACGAAGGTCGCGATCACCTCCAGCAAGCCCCAGACCACCCGGCACGCCATCCGCGGCATCGTCCACCGCGAGGACGCCCAGCTCGTCCTCATCGACACGCCCGGCCTGCACCGCCCCCGCACCCTGCTCGGCGAGCGGCTCAACGACATCGTGCACACGACGTGGTCCGAAGTGGACGTCGTCGGGTTCTGCGTGCCGGCGAACGAGAAGATCGGCCCCGGCGACAAGTTCATCGCCGCGGAGCTGACGAAGATCGCCAAGCGAACGCCGGTGATCGGCATCGTCACCAAGACCGACCTCGTCCAGCCCCAGCAGGTCGCCGAACAGTTGCTTGCCCTGCAGCAAGTGATGGACTTCGCCGAGCTGGTCCCGGTGTCCGCAGTGGACGGCTTCCAGGTCGACACGCTGGCGAAGCTGCTCGTCGAGCGGCTGCCCGAAGGCCCGCAGCTCTACCCGGGCGGCGAGCTCACCGACGAGCCCGAGCAGACCCTGGTCGCCGAGCTGATCCGCGAGGCGGCGCTGGAAGGCGTCCGCGACGAGCTGCCGCACTCGATCGCCGTCACCGTCGAGGAGATGCTGCCCCGCGAAGGCCGCGACGACCTCATCGACGTGCACGCGTTCCTGTACGTGGAGCGGCCCAGCCAGAAGGGCATCATCCTCGGGCACAAGGGGGAGCGCCTGCGCGAGGTCGGCGCCACCGCGCGCAAGCACATCGAGCGGCTCCTCGGCTCCAAGGTCTACCTCGATCTGCACGTCAAGGTGGCCAAGGACTGGCAGCGCGACCCCCGTCAGCTGCGGCGTCTCGGCTTCTGA
- a CDS encoding cytidine deaminase — translation MPDLEADDQKLVVLARSSRARIQAPEGAAVRDTDGRTYAAGTVDQPSFKLTALQAAVAAALSSGAEGIEAAAVVSEEGLLKGASVHAVRDIAKYAPIILAAPDGTVLEVLER, via the coding sequence ATGCCTGACCTCGAGGCGGATGACCAGAAGCTGGTCGTGCTGGCCCGGTCCTCGCGCGCCCGCATCCAGGCCCCCGAGGGCGCCGCGGTCCGCGACACCGACGGCCGCACCTACGCCGCCGGCACGGTCGACCAGCCGTCGTTCAAGCTCACCGCGCTCCAGGCCGCGGTCGCCGCCGCCCTGTCCAGCGGCGCCGAGGGCATCGAGGCCGCCGCCGTCGTCAGCGAAGAAGGCCTGCTCAAGGGCGCGTCCGTGCACGCGGTCCGCGACATCGCGAAGTACGCGCCGATCATCCTGGCCGCCCCGGACGGCACGGTGCTCGAGGTGCTCGAGCGATGA
- a CDS encoding hemolysin family protein — translation MVQLLFAIALVLLAGVFAAADAAVSTVSQARADGLARMGLPGARHLAAVVAERRRHINLLLLLRLGCELTATVLVTVFVGTRLQPLGLAVLVTGVVMVVVSYVLIGVGPRTLGRQHPYRIGRYVAGPVRVLGSVLGPLSRLLILIGNAITPGQGFREGPFTSEVELRELVDLAQERGVVEDSEREMIHSVFELGDTVAREVMVPRTEIVWIERTKTVRQALALALRTGFTRLPVIDESVDDIVGVVNIKDLMAAYMDPDGASTIVSTLMNEASFVPDSKRLDELLKEMQRSHNHMAIAVDEYGGTAGLLTIEDVLEEIVGEITDESDADERPEVEELDGGAVRVSSRMGVDDLGELFGIDLEDHDVETVGGLLAERLGRVPLPGAEAEVAGLRLFAEGGKDRRGRMRITSVVVHPADADAMTDPADRTTRRRTRVPHPDERDRSVEHA, via the coding sequence ATGGTCCAGCTCCTCTTCGCGATCGCGCTCGTGTTGCTCGCGGGCGTGTTCGCGGCGGCCGACGCCGCCGTCAGCACCGTGTCCCAGGCCCGGGCCGACGGCCTCGCCCGGATGGGCCTGCCCGGCGCCCGCCACCTCGCCGCGGTCGTCGCCGAACGGCGCCGGCACATCAACCTGCTGCTCCTGCTGCGCCTCGGCTGCGAGCTCACCGCCACCGTGCTGGTCACCGTCTTCGTCGGCACCCGGCTCCAGCCGCTCGGCCTCGCCGTGCTGGTCACCGGGGTCGTCATGGTCGTGGTCAGCTACGTCCTCATCGGCGTCGGCCCCCGCACCCTCGGCCGCCAGCACCCCTACCGCATCGGCCGCTACGTCGCCGGGCCCGTCCGCGTCCTCGGCTCCGTCCTCGGCCCGCTGTCCCGGCTGCTGATCCTCATCGGTAACGCCATCACCCCCGGCCAGGGCTTCCGCGAAGGCCCGTTCACCTCGGAAGTCGAGCTGCGCGAACTCGTCGACCTCGCCCAGGAACGCGGCGTCGTCGAGGACTCCGAGCGCGAGATGATCCACTCGGTGTTCGAGCTCGGCGACACCGTCGCCCGCGAAGTCATGGTGCCGCGCACCGAGATCGTCTGGATCGAGCGCACCAAGACCGTCCGGCAGGCACTGGCGCTGGCGCTGCGCACCGGCTTCACCCGCCTGCCGGTGATCGACGAATCGGTCGACGACATCGTCGGCGTCGTCAACATCAAGGACCTGATGGCCGCGTACATGGACCCGGACGGCGCGAGCACCATCGTCAGCACGCTGATGAACGAAGCGTCCTTCGTCCCCGACTCGAAGCGCCTCGACGAGCTGCTGAAGGAAATGCAGCGCTCGCACAACCACATGGCGATCGCGGTCGACGAGTACGGCGGCACGGCCGGCCTGCTCACCATCGAAGACGTCCTCGAAGAGATCGTCGGCGAGATCACCGACGAGTCCGACGCCGACGAGCGCCCCGAGGTCGAGGAGCTCGACGGCGGCGCCGTCCGCGTGTCGTCCCGGATGGGCGTCGACGACCTGGGCGAACTGTTCGGCATCGACCTCGAAGACCACGACGTCGAGACCGTGGGCGGGCTGCTCGCGGAACGACTGGGTAGGGTCCCGCTGCCGGGGGCCGAAGCCGAGGTCGCCGGCCTTCGGCTGTTCGCCGAAGGGGGCAAGGACCGGCGCGGCCGCATGCGGATCACCTCCGTCGTGGTGCACCCGGCCGACGCCGACGCGATGACGGACCCGGCCGACCGGACCACCCGCCGCCGCACCCGCGTACCCCACCCCGACGAACGCGACAGGAGCGTCGAACATGCCTGA
- the ybeY gene encoding rRNA maturation RNase YbeY, giving the protein MSIEIANESGVNVDETSIVSAARYALDKMEVSPLAELSILLVTLDVMEDLHERWMDLPGPTDVMAFPMDELDSSRRPDAPDASPALLGDIVLCPAFAKDQAKTAGHALIDELHLLTVHGCLHLLGYDHAEPAEEREMFALQKRILGEYQDAVAALDKQDAQRNTDDRVLGIAGLDAAEPSPAPPGETP; this is encoded by the coding sequence TTGAGCATCGAGATCGCCAACGAGTCCGGCGTCAACGTCGACGAGACGTCCATCGTCTCCGCCGCCCGCTACGCCCTCGACAAGATGGAGGTCAGCCCGCTCGCCGAGCTGTCCATCCTCCTCGTCACCCTCGACGTCATGGAAGACCTCCACGAACGCTGGATGGACCTGCCGGGGCCCACCGACGTCATGGCCTTCCCGATGGACGAGCTCGACTCCTCCCGCCGCCCCGACGCGCCCGACGCGTCACCGGCGCTGCTCGGGGACATCGTGCTCTGCCCGGCGTTCGCCAAGGACCAGGCCAAGACCGCGGGCCACGCCCTGATCGACGAGCTGCACCTGCTCACCGTGCACGGCTGCCTCCACCTCCTCGGGTACGACCACGCCGAGCCCGCCGAGGAACGCGAGATGTTCGCGCTCCAGAAGCGCATCCTCGGCGAGTACCAGGACGCCGTCGCCGCGCTGGACAAGCAGGATGCCCAGCGCAACACCGACGACCGCGTCCTCGGCATCGCCGGACTCGACGCGGCCGAGCCGAGCCCCGCGCCGCCGGGAGAAACGCCCTAG
- a CDS encoding PhoH family protein: MAGTVPGGAARPDVPGDVAKTEDGAVQAAQSRFPIPDAAALSLLGSRDENLRVAEELLAADVHVRGNEVTLTGSPADVAFAERVFAELVQLAGGGQQVGPDTVRRTIGMLSTGDASPVEVLSLNIVSRRGKTIRPKTLNQKRYVDAIDKHTVVFGIGPAGTGKTYLAMAKAVQALQAKQVTRIVLTRPAVEAGERLGYLPGTLNEKIDPYLRPLYDALHDMVEPESIPRLMQAGTIEIAPLAYMRGRTLNDAFIILDEAQNTTPEQMKMFLTRLGFGSKIVVTGDITQVDLPSGQRSGLRVVRDILTGVEDLHFAELTSQDVVRHKLVGDIVDAYEKWQAVQDAQGQQGNGWKGNRR, translated from the coding sequence GTGGCCGGAACCGTACCGGGTGGTGCCGCCCGACCCGACGTCCCCGGGGACGTCGCCAAGACCGAGGATGGCGCTGTTCAGGCTGCGCAGTCGCGGTTTCCCATTCCTGATGCTGCCGCTCTGAGCTTGCTCGGGTCCCGCGATGAGAACCTGCGGGTCGCCGAGGAGCTGCTTGCCGCTGATGTGCACGTTCGGGGCAACGAAGTCACCTTGACCGGCTCGCCGGCTGACGTGGCGTTCGCGGAGCGCGTGTTTGCTGAGCTGGTGCAGCTCGCCGGTGGGGGGCAGCAGGTGGGGCCCGACACCGTGCGGCGCACCATCGGGATGCTCTCGACCGGGGACGCGTCGCCGGTCGAGGTGCTCAGCCTCAACATCGTTTCGCGGCGCGGGAAGACCATCCGGCCGAAGACGCTGAACCAGAAGCGGTACGTCGACGCCATCGACAAGCACACCGTCGTCTTCGGCATCGGACCCGCCGGTACCGGCAAGACCTACCTGGCGATGGCCAAGGCCGTCCAGGCGCTGCAGGCCAAGCAGGTCACGCGGATCGTGCTGACCCGCCCCGCCGTCGAGGCCGGTGAGCGGCTCGGGTACCTGCCGGGCACCCTCAACGAGAAGATCGACCCCTACCTGCGGCCGCTCTACGACGCGCTGCACGACATGGTCGAGCCCGAGTCCATCCCGCGGCTCATGCAGGCCGGCACCATCGAGATCGCGCCGCTCGCCTACATGCGCGGCCGCACCCTCAACGACGCCTTCATCATCCTCGACGAGGCGCAGAACACCACGCCCGAGCAGATGAAGATGTTCCTCACCCGGCTCGGCTTCGGCTCCAAGATCGTCGTCACCGGCGACATCACGCAGGTCGACCTGCCCAGCGGGCAGCGCAGCGGCCTCCGCGTCGTCCGCGACATCCTCACCGGCGTCGAGGACCTGCACTTCGCCGAGCTGACCAGCCAGGACGTCGTCCGGCACAAGCTCGTCGGCGACATCGTCGACGCCTACGAGAAGTGGCAGGCCGTGCAGGACGCGCAGGGACAGCAGGGCAACGGCTGGAAGGGCAACCGGCGTTGA
- a CDS encoding histidine triad nucleotide-binding protein, with protein sequence MSDAAETLFERIIAGEIPADVVYQDETTFAFRDIRPQARVHVLVVPKKRYRNLGELAAAEPQLLADVALTARRVAELEGVLESGYRVVFNTDGDAGQTVFHVHAHVLGGEPLGLFGAGA encoded by the coding sequence ATGAGTGACGCTGCTGAGACGCTCTTCGAGCGGATCATTGCTGGTGAGATCCCTGCTGATGTCGTCTATCAGGATGAGACGACCTTTGCTTTTCGGGATATTCGGCCGCAGGCTCGGGTTCATGTGCTCGTTGTGCCCAAGAAGCGGTATCGGAACCTTGGGGAGCTCGCTGCTGCCGAGCCGCAGTTGCTTGCTGACGTTGCGTTGACGGCGCGTCGCGTTGCGGAGCTTGAGGGTGTGCTCGAGAGCGGGTATCGGGTGGTCTTCAACACTGATGGTGATGCTGGGCAGACCGTCTTTCACGTGCATGCCCATGTTCTCGGTGGGGAGCCGCTCGGGTTGTTCGGGGCCGGTGCGTAA
- a CDS encoding 16S rRNA (uracil(1498)-N(3))-methyltransferase: protein MPDTTLPVFLAAAVPTSGTAVLDGEEARHAATVRRLRAGERLVLSDGAGAMARCVVEAVQPGRDAALTLTVEARWTEEPPALRVVLAQALAKGDRGELAVELATEAGIDAIVPWRAARSVAKWDDGGRGGKALARWRATARSAAKQARRAHIPDVTEPVTTRELAGLIATTSLAIVLESDVPDRLPDLTLPDTGDLLLVVGPEGGITDDELTTLREAGAQAVRLGTTVLRTSTAAAVALGALGALTTRWR from the coding sequence GTGCCCGACACCACCCTGCCGGTCTTCCTCGCGGCCGCGGTGCCCACCAGCGGCACCGCGGTCCTCGACGGCGAGGAAGCCCGGCACGCGGCCACCGTCCGCCGGCTGCGCGCGGGGGAGCGGCTGGTGCTGTCCGACGGCGCCGGCGCCATGGCCCGCTGCGTCGTCGAAGCCGTCCAGCCGGGCCGGGACGCCGCACTGACCCTGACCGTCGAGGCGCGCTGGACCGAGGAACCCCCGGCCCTGCGCGTCGTGCTCGCCCAAGCCCTCGCCAAGGGCGACCGCGGCGAACTCGCCGTCGAACTCGCCACCGAAGCCGGCATCGACGCGATCGTGCCCTGGCGCGCCGCCCGCAGCGTCGCCAAGTGGGACGACGGCGGCCGCGGCGGCAAAGCCCTCGCCCGCTGGCGCGCCACCGCCCGATCCGCCGCCAAGCAAGCCCGCCGCGCCCACATCCCCGACGTCACCGAACCGGTCACCACTCGCGAACTCGCCGGCCTCATCGCCACCACCTCCCTCGCGATCGTGCTCGAATCCGACGTCCCCGACCGCCTCCCCGACCTCACCCTCCCGGACACCGGCGACCTCCTCCTCGTCGTCGGCCCCGAAGGCGGCATCACCGACGACGAGCTCACCACCCTGCGCGAAGCCGGCGCCCAGGCCGTGCGCCTCGGCACGACGGTCCTGCGCACCTCCACCGCCGCCGCGGTCGCCCTCGGTGCACTAGGGGCCCTGACCACCCGCTGGCGCTGA
- the dnaJ gene encoding molecular chaperone DnaJ — protein MARDYYGILGVAKNASDQEIKRAYRKLARELHPDVNPSEDAQHKFGEVTTAYEVLSDPQKRKIVDLGGDPMDGGARGGGGGDPFAGFGGLGDIMDAFFGAAGGGGGGRGRGPRSRVQPGSDALIRLGLSLEECATGVDKEIAVDTAIVCDLCRGAGTSEGTSVKTCDTCGGAGEVQSVQRSFLGQVVTARPCPVCRGFGEVITDPCRQCGGDGRIRARRNVTAKIPPGVGDGMRIRLSGQGEVGPGGGPAGDLYVEIDETPHEVFVRQGHDLHCNFRIPMTTAALGATVPIATLVDGDYELDIEPGTQPNAELVLTGKGMPRLRSSGRVDGRGDLHVHIDVQVPTKLDDAQRELLVELAQQRGEEAPTLSSNGKHGGLFAKLRAKNHR, from the coding sequence GTGGCGAGGGACTACTACGGCATCCTCGGGGTGGCGAAGAACGCGAGCGATCAGGAGATCAAGCGCGCGTACCGGAAGCTGGCCAGGGAGCTGCACCCCGACGTCAACCCGTCGGAAGACGCCCAGCACAAGTTCGGCGAGGTCACCACGGCCTACGAAGTGCTGTCGGACCCGCAGAAGCGCAAGATCGTCGACCTCGGCGGCGACCCCATGGACGGCGGCGCGCGCGGCGGGGGCGGCGGCGACCCGTTCGCCGGCTTCGGCGGCCTCGGCGACATCATGGACGCCTTCTTCGGCGCGGCGGGCGGCGGCGGTGGCGGCCGCGGCCGGGGCCCGCGCAGCCGCGTCCAGCCCGGCTCCGACGCCCTCATCCGGCTCGGCCTCAGCCTCGAGGAGTGCGCCACCGGCGTCGACAAGGAAATCGCCGTCGACACGGCGATCGTCTGCGACCTCTGCCGCGGCGCCGGCACCTCCGAGGGCACCTCGGTCAAGACCTGCGACACCTGCGGCGGCGCCGGCGAGGTCCAGTCCGTCCAGCGGTCCTTCCTCGGCCAGGTCGTCACCGCCCGCCCCTGCCCGGTCTGCCGCGGCTTCGGCGAGGTCATCACCGACCCCTGCCGCCAGTGCGGCGGCGACGGCCGCATCCGCGCCCGCCGCAACGTCACCGCCAAGATCCCGCCGGGCGTCGGCGACGGCATGCGCATCCGCCTCTCCGGCCAGGGCGAGGTCGGCCCCGGCGGCGGCCCGGCCGGCGACCTCTACGTCGAGATCGACGAGACCCCGCACGAGGTCTTCGTCCGCCAGGGCCACGACCTGCACTGCAACTTCCGCATCCCGATGACGACCGCCGCGCTCGGCGCCACCGTGCCCATCGCGACCCTCGTCGACGGCGACTACGAACTCGACATCGAACCCGGCACCCAGCCCAACGCCGAGCTCGTCCTCACCGGCAAGGGCATGCCCCGGCTGCGCTCCTCCGGCCGCGTCGACGGCCGCGGCGACCTGCACGTCCACATCGACGTCCAGGTGCCGACCAAGCTCGACGACGCCCAGCGCGAGCTGCTGGTCGAGCTGGCCCAGCAGCGCGGCGAGGAAGCCCCGACGCTGTCGTCGAACGGCAAGCACGGCGGCCTGTTCGCCAAGCTGCGCGCCAAGAACCACCGCTGA